A genome region from Bombus pyrosoma isolate SC7728 linkage group LG14, ASM1482585v1, whole genome shotgun sequence includes the following:
- the LOC122574908 gene encoding uncharacterized protein LOC122574908 isoform X1 encodes MPHNLNSASVNSANTAPNHQAYNQQPCHRQNGDGLQPEKEPVEFDTSHLRGAPAEVEALVHNIKEVAQQFLYHWRTFPIILPPALSTCTEGEDTLARKKHHLKDLFVAPSFDELDSVAVDSKGEPRRLTKKQLESISKRGFQKEKYGKPKKLNATQLESIRRCGEFEVDSINFAGQTHRWRLSGLLQRGRDRRRDALLRDLALATRFLVVTAKARLVSHCFSVSQSLKALLTGLLRLLDIIIGVPSLQAHNLDAKIREERCRYLVAELVCRPEYEDSLELLCGFVRKQLRRATMEKFEVERELSQLLPIPVPFVFGTPAGAVVDLRLFSRDIIRKALPILVAILERETRGWFLHFRERLISELRARKKPDEEIEREVNEAVMREYLQRVFSNILSHPDILDLGNGIAQLLVQQAQSVVLMHRAVKNVQRKLLQTKEALKCHIENEHPVLSRIEPWMRDRMREVEEKFIEECEWSAHEEALTLCTHQNLQQTVYFLNRDLTFMKEREPVLLKELRKVKTPTRSFQWPTQIWLPKNWIIRRNFQGQSEIIPTVLSNTPTSITTPRADPSQPVFLVEREIVHTTTTRWPMWRWINYVARTWCWTWNAMFLLGVAVPWCSPVSIRALLLVQPFTPDLELSQLNGTLFPRKSSQMPTLCSRLIALWRHISKSRTHFETEPDTGFIGKGMTRHLNRLWNYGVKGLLGTLIILFVFPVVCIVTSLGSLLIALTAVLWMPLITLALHAFMALIMDLDSPEPSRNRYLVIMEALVWNIGTQGCLQPIAALIVALVLCPIISFVILTVAVIRYWIRVVWDTTMFHLVIKNRGRIPASDSFVVKRIAGPGLTSDYYYQIRPEQALAAFEAKLELDELLAFQQETERLITQPQRDFTQFVEACFGPFAASLAKTKDPYKSLEKEAKDLIAVLHEKLDRRRKNLQTGLGMVVRSKIKLTTFDLKVVIQQGALMLERLYPSHVFARLSGNEEDFWENKGLSVGDWAGLAGLMYADIFSLNFLQPLDDADTKFRLEPHPGVDLSRYTDMVHSTEIGGTNGPDLLGAVYAPRGNIQVYSPYLEVSAFNPRAKQTSNSRKSDKRCDTGGLLTSTKIRRRTTSTNGTTETRWQPWKRQIRPYSAEKLLIPLPIPHPAHIAVTIHNRDSENPIPLDSELCQNILKAIEESPGEMSTEYVSRYRGAADSSFDSVASHSSVSIETGLDKDNDTQGTTNTDKEGETYHWTLSNWGGGMTRRRNNSGSIKVDLASPEDVTLDTDTTRVMFSTYGTTV; translated from the exons ATGCCCCACAATTTGAATTCCGCTTCCGTCAACTCCGCCAACACGGCACCGAATCACCAGGCCTACAACCAACAACCTTGTCACCGACAGAATGGAGATGGACTTCAGCCCGAG AAAGAGCCGGTGGAGTTTGATACGTCTCATTTGCGTGGAGCGCCGGCCGAGGTCGAGGCACTGGTGCACAACATCAAAGAAGTTGCGCAACAGTTCCTCTATCACTGGAGAACATTCCCTATCATCCTTCCACCGGCGCTGTCCACGTGTACGGAGGGCGAAGACACGCTTGCGAGAAAGAAACACCACCTGAAGGATCTGTTCGTCGCGCCCAGCTTCGACGAATTAGACTCAGTCGCTGTAGACAGCAAGGGTGAACCAAGGAGGTTGACCAAAAAGCAGCTGGAAAGCATCAGCAAACGAGG cTTTCAGAAGGAGAAGTACGGAAAACCGAAGAAGCTGAATGCCACTCAATTGGAGAGCATTCGAAGATGCGG GGAATTCGAGGTAGACTCGATCAATTTCGCTGGGCAGACGCACCGATGGAGATTGAGCGGACTTCTTCAGCGTGGACGAGACAGAAGACGAGATGCATTGCTTCGGGATCTCGCTTTGGCAACTAGATTCCTTGTAGTTACGGCGAAAGCCAGGCTGGTCTCCCATTGCTTCAGTGTTTCGCAATCTTTGAAAGCTTTACTAACAGGGCTGTTACGGCTTCTTG atattataattGGCGTACCATCGCTTCAAGCACATAATTTGGATGCTAAAATCAGGGAGGAGCGATGTCGGTACTTGGTTGCCGAATTAGTGTGCAGG CCTGAATATGAAGATTCTCTGGAACTTCTATGTGGTTTTGTACGAAAACAGCTTCGGAGAGCGACGATGGAGAAATTCGAAGTGGAAAGAGAATTATCACAACTATTACCTATCCCCGTTCCTTTCGTATTTGGAACACCCGCTGGAGCAGTGGTTGATCTTAGATTATTTAGCAGAGACATCATCAGAAAAGCTTTACCGATTTTAGTTGCTATTTTGGAGAGAGAAACACGAGGCTGGTTTCTTCATTTCAGAGAAAGACTGATTTCTGAGTTGAGAGCGCGGAAAAAGCCGGATGAAGAGATAGAAAGA GAAGTCAACGAAGCTGTTATGCGAGAATATTTGCAACGAGTGTTCTCTAACATCTTATCGCATCCAGACATACTCGATCTCGGTAACGGAATAGCTCAACTATTGGTTCAGCAAGCACAGTCGGTCGTATTAATGCATCGAGCAGTGAAAAATGTGCAGCGTAAACTATTGCAAACAAAAGAAGCGTTGAAATGCCATATAGAAAACGAACATCCAGTTTTGTCGCGAATAGAACCATGGATGCGCGATAGAATGAGAGAAGTTGAGGAGAAGTTCATCGAAGAGTGCGAATGGAGCGCACACGAAGAAGCTCTCACATTGTGCACTCATCAAAATTTACAGCAGACAGTTTACTTTCTTAATCGTGATTTAACATTTATGAAAGAG CGTGAACCAGTCCTGTTGAAAGAATTGCGCAAAGTTAAAACACCCACGAGGAGCTTCCAATGGCCGACACAGATATGGCTTCCAAAAAATTGGATTATCAGACGCAATTTTCAAGGCCAGTCTGAAATCATACCAACGGTACTGAGCAATACTCCGACATCTATCACGACACCTCGCGCAGATCCAAGTCAACCTGTCTTTTTAGTTGAAAGGGAGATTGTACACACAACTACAACAAG aTGGCCTATGTGGCGTTGGATTAATTACGTAGCCAGGACGTGGTGTTGGACTTGGAATGCAATGTTTCTATTAGGCGTGGCAGTGCCGTGGTGTAGTCCAGTCTCCATACGAGCTTTGCTACTCGTACAACCTTTTACTCCCGATCTAGAATTGAGTCAATTGAATGGAACCTTGTTTCCTAGAAAGTCGTCTCAAATGCCCACTCTTTGTTCTCGGTTGATAGCACTTTGGAGACATATTAGTAAAAGTCGGACACATTTTGAAACAGAACCGGACActg GATTTATTGGAAAAGGAATGACAAGGCATTTAAATAGATTATGGAACTATGGTGTTAAAGGTCTTCTAGGAacacttattatattatttgtatttcctGTCGTCTGTATAGTCACGAGTTTAGGATCGCTTCTTATTGCACTTACTGCAGTTTTATG gATGCCTTTAATTACCTTAGCGTTGCATGCATTCATGGCACTCATAATGGATTTGGATAGTCCAGAACCAAGTAGAAATCGATATTTGGTCATCATGGAAGCATTAGTTTGGAATATCGGTACACAAGGTTGTCTACAACCAATCGCGGCGTTAATTGTAGCTCTTGTTTTGTGtcctattatttcttttgtgaTACTTACag TTGCTGTGATACGTTACTGGATTAGAGTGGTCTGGGACACGACTATGTTCCATTTAGTAATAAAGAACAGGGGTCGTATACCGGCCAGTGATAGTTTTGTGGTTAAAAGAATAGCTGGACCAGGACTAACTtctgattattattatcaa ATTAGGCCTGAACAAGCTTTAGCTGCATTCGAGGCAAAACTAGAGTTAGACGAATTGTTAGCTTTCCAACAAGAAACAGAACGATTAATTACACAACCCCAGAGGGATTTCACTCAATTTGTAGAAGCTTGTTTTGGCCCGTTTGCTGCTAGCCTTGCCAAAACAAAAGATCCGTACAAATCGTTAGAAAAGGAAGCCAAAGATCTGATCGCCGTATTACACGAAAAATTAGACAGACGTAGAAAAAATTTGCAGACTGGTCTTGGAATGGTCGtaagaagtaaaataaaacttactACCTTTGATCTAAAG GTGGTAATACAACAAGGGGCACTTATGTTAGAACGCCTTTATCCCAGTCATGTGTTCGCGAGATTATCAGGGAACGAAGAGGATTTCTGGGAGAACAAAGGTTTAAGCGTCGGTGACTGGGCTGGTTTAGCTGGCCTCATGTACGCAgatattttcagtttaaatTTCCTTCAACCTCTCGATGACGCAGATACGAAATTCAGGCTAGAACCTCATCCTGGAGTCGATTTATCGCGTTACACAGATATGGTTCATAGCACTGAAATCGGCGGAACTAATGGGCCGGATTTGCTCGGCGCAGTTTATGCACCACGTGGAAATATACAAGTGTACAGTCCGTACCTAGAAGTCTCAGCTTTTAACCCACGCGCTAAACAGACTAGTAATAGCAGGAAATCAGATAAGCGatg TGATACTGGAGGACTTTTAACATCGACAAAAATTAGAAGACGCACAACGTCCACGAATGGTACAACAGAGACACGCTGGCAGCCGTGGAAGCGGCAAATTCGTCCTTACAGTGCAGAAAAGTTGCTTATTCCACTTCCTATTCCGCATCCAGCACACATAGCGGTTACCATTCATAATCGCGATTCCGAAAATCCAATTCCCCTCGATTCGGAACTTTGTCAGAATATATTGAAAGCAATTGAAGAGTCGCCCGGTGAAATGTCCACCGAATATGTTAGTCGTTACAGAGGGGCTGCAGATTCTAGTTTCGATTCGGTAGCTTCACATTCTTCGGTTTCTATTGAAACTGGCTTAGACAAAGATAACGATACTCAGGGAACGACAAACACCGATAAAGAGGGCGAAACTTATCATTGGACGCTGTCGAATTGGGGTGGTGGTATGACTAGGAGAAGAAACAATTCTGGATCTATAAAGGTCGATCTTGCATCTCCCGAAGACGTTACTCTGGACACAGATACCACCAGAGTGATGTTCAGTACGTACGGAACAACTGTTTGA
- the LOC122574908 gene encoding uncharacterized protein LOC122574908 isoform X2 — translation MEFEVDSINFAGQTHRWRLSGLLQRGRDRRRDALLRDLALATRFLVVTAKARLVSHCFSVSQSLKALLTGLLRLLDIIIGVPSLQAHNLDAKIREERCRYLVAELVCRPEYEDSLELLCGFVRKQLRRATMEKFEVERELSQLLPIPVPFVFGTPAGAVVDLRLFSRDIIRKALPILVAILERETRGWFLHFRERLISELRARKKPDEEIEREVNEAVMREYLQRVFSNILSHPDILDLGNGIAQLLVQQAQSVVLMHRAVKNVQRKLLQTKEALKCHIENEHPVLSRIEPWMRDRMREVEEKFIEECEWSAHEEALTLCTHQNLQQTVYFLNRDLTFMKEREPVLLKELRKVKTPTRSFQWPTQIWLPKNWIIRRNFQGQSEIIPTVLSNTPTSITTPRADPSQPVFLVEREIVHTTTTRWPMWRWINYVARTWCWTWNAMFLLGVAVPWCSPVSIRALLLVQPFTPDLELSQLNGTLFPRKSSQMPTLCSRLIALWRHISKSRTHFETEPDTGFIGKGMTRHLNRLWNYGVKGLLGTLIILFVFPVVCIVTSLGSLLIALTAVLWMPLITLALHAFMALIMDLDSPEPSRNRYLVIMEALVWNIGTQGCLQPIAALIVALVLCPIISFVILTVAVIRYWIRVVWDTTMFHLVIKNRGRIPASDSFVVKRIAGPGLTSDYYYQIRPEQALAAFEAKLELDELLAFQQETERLITQPQRDFTQFVEACFGPFAASLAKTKDPYKSLEKEAKDLIAVLHEKLDRRRKNLQTGLGMVVRSKIKLTTFDLKVVIQQGALMLERLYPSHVFARLSGNEEDFWENKGLSVGDWAGLAGLMYADIFSLNFLQPLDDADTKFRLEPHPGVDLSRYTDMVHSTEIGGTNGPDLLGAVYAPRGNIQVYSPYLEVSAFNPRAKQTSNSRKSDKRCDTGGLLTSTKIRRRTTSTNGTTETRWQPWKRQIRPYSAEKLLIPLPIPHPAHIAVTIHNRDSENPIPLDSELCQNILKAIEESPGEMSTEYVSRYRGAADSSFDSVASHSSVSIETGLDKDNDTQGTTNTDKEGETYHWTLSNWGGGMTRRRNNSGSIKVDLASPEDVTLDTDTTRVMFSTYGTTV, via the exons at GGAATTCGAGGTAGACTCGATCAATTTCGCTGGGCAGACGCACCGATGGAGATTGAGCGGACTTCTTCAGCGTGGACGAGACAGAAGACGAGATGCATTGCTTCGGGATCTCGCTTTGGCAACTAGATTCCTTGTAGTTACGGCGAAAGCCAGGCTGGTCTCCCATTGCTTCAGTGTTTCGCAATCTTTGAAAGCTTTACTAACAGGGCTGTTACGGCTTCTTG atattataattGGCGTACCATCGCTTCAAGCACATAATTTGGATGCTAAAATCAGGGAGGAGCGATGTCGGTACTTGGTTGCCGAATTAGTGTGCAGG CCTGAATATGAAGATTCTCTGGAACTTCTATGTGGTTTTGTACGAAAACAGCTTCGGAGAGCGACGATGGAGAAATTCGAAGTGGAAAGAGAATTATCACAACTATTACCTATCCCCGTTCCTTTCGTATTTGGAACACCCGCTGGAGCAGTGGTTGATCTTAGATTATTTAGCAGAGACATCATCAGAAAAGCTTTACCGATTTTAGTTGCTATTTTGGAGAGAGAAACACGAGGCTGGTTTCTTCATTTCAGAGAAAGACTGATTTCTGAGTTGAGAGCGCGGAAAAAGCCGGATGAAGAGATAGAAAGA GAAGTCAACGAAGCTGTTATGCGAGAATATTTGCAACGAGTGTTCTCTAACATCTTATCGCATCCAGACATACTCGATCTCGGTAACGGAATAGCTCAACTATTGGTTCAGCAAGCACAGTCGGTCGTATTAATGCATCGAGCAGTGAAAAATGTGCAGCGTAAACTATTGCAAACAAAAGAAGCGTTGAAATGCCATATAGAAAACGAACATCCAGTTTTGTCGCGAATAGAACCATGGATGCGCGATAGAATGAGAGAAGTTGAGGAGAAGTTCATCGAAGAGTGCGAATGGAGCGCACACGAAGAAGCTCTCACATTGTGCACTCATCAAAATTTACAGCAGACAGTTTACTTTCTTAATCGTGATTTAACATTTATGAAAGAG CGTGAACCAGTCCTGTTGAAAGAATTGCGCAAAGTTAAAACACCCACGAGGAGCTTCCAATGGCCGACACAGATATGGCTTCCAAAAAATTGGATTATCAGACGCAATTTTCAAGGCCAGTCTGAAATCATACCAACGGTACTGAGCAATACTCCGACATCTATCACGACACCTCGCGCAGATCCAAGTCAACCTGTCTTTTTAGTTGAAAGGGAGATTGTACACACAACTACAACAAG aTGGCCTATGTGGCGTTGGATTAATTACGTAGCCAGGACGTGGTGTTGGACTTGGAATGCAATGTTTCTATTAGGCGTGGCAGTGCCGTGGTGTAGTCCAGTCTCCATACGAGCTTTGCTACTCGTACAACCTTTTACTCCCGATCTAGAATTGAGTCAATTGAATGGAACCTTGTTTCCTAGAAAGTCGTCTCAAATGCCCACTCTTTGTTCTCGGTTGATAGCACTTTGGAGACATATTAGTAAAAGTCGGACACATTTTGAAACAGAACCGGACActg GATTTATTGGAAAAGGAATGACAAGGCATTTAAATAGATTATGGAACTATGGTGTTAAAGGTCTTCTAGGAacacttattatattatttgtatttcctGTCGTCTGTATAGTCACGAGTTTAGGATCGCTTCTTATTGCACTTACTGCAGTTTTATG gATGCCTTTAATTACCTTAGCGTTGCATGCATTCATGGCACTCATAATGGATTTGGATAGTCCAGAACCAAGTAGAAATCGATATTTGGTCATCATGGAAGCATTAGTTTGGAATATCGGTACACAAGGTTGTCTACAACCAATCGCGGCGTTAATTGTAGCTCTTGTTTTGTGtcctattatttcttttgtgaTACTTACag TTGCTGTGATACGTTACTGGATTAGAGTGGTCTGGGACACGACTATGTTCCATTTAGTAATAAAGAACAGGGGTCGTATACCGGCCAGTGATAGTTTTGTGGTTAAAAGAATAGCTGGACCAGGACTAACTtctgattattattatcaa ATTAGGCCTGAACAAGCTTTAGCTGCATTCGAGGCAAAACTAGAGTTAGACGAATTGTTAGCTTTCCAACAAGAAACAGAACGATTAATTACACAACCCCAGAGGGATTTCACTCAATTTGTAGAAGCTTGTTTTGGCCCGTTTGCTGCTAGCCTTGCCAAAACAAAAGATCCGTACAAATCGTTAGAAAAGGAAGCCAAAGATCTGATCGCCGTATTACACGAAAAATTAGACAGACGTAGAAAAAATTTGCAGACTGGTCTTGGAATGGTCGtaagaagtaaaataaaacttactACCTTTGATCTAAAG GTGGTAATACAACAAGGGGCACTTATGTTAGAACGCCTTTATCCCAGTCATGTGTTCGCGAGATTATCAGGGAACGAAGAGGATTTCTGGGAGAACAAAGGTTTAAGCGTCGGTGACTGGGCTGGTTTAGCTGGCCTCATGTACGCAgatattttcagtttaaatTTCCTTCAACCTCTCGATGACGCAGATACGAAATTCAGGCTAGAACCTCATCCTGGAGTCGATTTATCGCGTTACACAGATATGGTTCATAGCACTGAAATCGGCGGAACTAATGGGCCGGATTTGCTCGGCGCAGTTTATGCACCACGTGGAAATATACAAGTGTACAGTCCGTACCTAGAAGTCTCAGCTTTTAACCCACGCGCTAAACAGACTAGTAATAGCAGGAAATCAGATAAGCGatg TGATACTGGAGGACTTTTAACATCGACAAAAATTAGAAGACGCACAACGTCCACGAATGGTACAACAGAGACACGCTGGCAGCCGTGGAAGCGGCAAATTCGTCCTTACAGTGCAGAAAAGTTGCTTATTCCACTTCCTATTCCGCATCCAGCACACATAGCGGTTACCATTCATAATCGCGATTCCGAAAATCCAATTCCCCTCGATTCGGAACTTTGTCAGAATATATTGAAAGCAATTGAAGAGTCGCCCGGTGAAATGTCCACCGAATATGTTAGTCGTTACAGAGGGGCTGCAGATTCTAGTTTCGATTCGGTAGCTTCACATTCTTCGGTTTCTATTGAAACTGGCTTAGACAAAGATAACGATACTCAGGGAACGACAAACACCGATAAAGAGGGCGAAACTTATCATTGGACGCTGTCGAATTGGGGTGGTGGTATGACTAGGAGAAGAAACAATTCTGGATCTATAAAGGTCGATCTTGCATCTCCCGAAGACGTTACTCTGGACACAGATACCACCAGAGTGATGTTCAGTACGTACGGAACAACTGTTTGA